One window of the Archangium primigenium genome contains the following:
- a CDS encoding general secretion pathway protein GspE, giving the protein MRLGELLLHEHLLTPEALEEALESQVVHGGRLGTNLVELGLLSEQELSRVLGQQHGVASASGEMVPDPQALGLVDLNDADARDYLPMRVDATRMSVAVINPRDLETLDALAFRTGKRVVPVVIPEFRMNQLQRRYCKAFRAMRALDMNAVRPSRVKQAEAEKLAPVAKSEDLISEEEFQSLYAQALQGGTAEDDAEPVLELVEMAEEEEPIVQGYEPEPEPEPVVAPPPVLPALEVPESLQLEEAPRPRVPANVERVYTSLTFAESQAELSSSADREQVATTVLRFALGKWKRCLLLSVQGSLVTGWRGMGKGVRESAVKRIGIGLQAPSTFRLVRDTRSHYVGPVRRDAASGLFYKLLGGDYPTTAVILPLLVRGKLVHMLYVDNGPGQLTPPDVGELLILSQGVGRSYEAMIRRRKSM; this is encoded by the coding sequence ATGCGCCTGGGCGAACTGCTCCTTCACGAACACCTCCTCACTCCCGAGGCCCTGGAGGAGGCGCTGGAGTCCCAGGTCGTCCACGGCGGACGCTTGGGCACCAACCTCGTCGAGCTGGGCCTCTTGTCCGAGCAGGAGCTGTCGCGGGTGCTCGGCCAGCAGCACGGCGTGGCGAGCGCCTCGGGCGAGATGGTGCCGGACCCCCAGGCGCTGGGGCTGGTGGATCTCAACGACGCGGACGCGCGCGACTACCTGCCCATGCGGGTGGACGCCACGCGCATGAGCGTGGCGGTGATCAACCCGAGGGACTTGGAGACGCTGGACGCGCTGGCCTTCCGCACGGGCAAGCGCGTGGTGCCGGTGGTCATCCCCGAGTTCCGGATGAACCAGCTCCAGCGGCGCTACTGCAAGGCGTTCCGGGCCATGCGGGCGCTGGACATGAACGCGGTGCGGCCCTCGCGCGTGAAGCAGGCGGAGGCGGAGAAGCTCGCGCCGGTGGCCAAGAGCGAGGACCTCATCAGCGAGGAGGAGTTCCAGTCGCTCTATGCCCAGGCGCTCCAGGGCGGCACGGCCGAGGACGACGCCGAGCCGGTGCTGGAATTGGTGGAGATGGCCGAGGAGGAGGAGCCCATCGTGCAGGGCTACGAGCCCGAGCCCGAGCCCGAGCCGGTGGTGGCGCCGCCGCCCGTCCTCCCGGCGCTGGAGGTGCCCGAGAGCCTGCAATTGGAGGAGGCCCCGCGCCCGCGTGTGCCCGCGAACGTGGAGCGCGTCTACACGTCGCTCACCTTCGCCGAGTCCCAGGCGGAGCTGTCGAGCAGCGCGGACCGCGAGCAGGTGGCCACCACGGTGCTGCGCTTCGCGCTGGGCAAGTGGAAGCGGTGTCTGTTGTTGAGCGTGCAGGGCAGTCTGGTGACGGGCTGGCGCGGCATGGGCAAGGGCGTGCGCGAGTCGGCGGTGAAGCGCATCGGCATTGGCTTGCAGGCGCCGAGCACCTTCCGGCTGGTGCGCGACACGCGCTCGCACTACGTGGGGCCGGTGCGGCGGGACGCGGCGTCGGGCCTGTTCTACAAGCTCTTGGGCGGCGACTACCCGACGACGGCCGTCATCCTGCCGCTGCTCGTGCGCGGCAAGCTGGTGCACATGCTGTACGTGGACAATGGCCCGGGGCAGCTCACCCCGCCCGACGTGGGAGAATTGCTCATCCTCTCGCAGGGCGTGGGCCGCTCGTACGAGGCGATGATCCGCCGCCGCAAGAGCATGTAA
- a CDS encoding VOC family protein — translation MDVQGFHHLAIQVHDVERVTRFYREVLGFSELQRYHRPDGSLRSIWVQVPGGGFLALEAVSEPPEPAPFRHERPGLFLLALRIPARARADVVASLARAGVAVEHETRWTVYVRDPEGNRVALSHHPEDPVD, via the coding sequence ATGGACGTTCAGGGCTTCCATCATCTCGCCATTCAGGTTCATGACGTGGAGCGTGTGACCCGCTTCTACCGGGAGGTGCTGGGCTTCTCGGAACTCCAGCGCTATCACCGCCCGGACGGCTCGCTGCGCAGCATCTGGGTGCAGGTGCCCGGCGGGGGCTTCCTCGCGCTGGAGGCCGTCTCCGAGCCCCCCGAGCCCGCCCCCTTCCGTCACGAGCGGCCCGGCCTGTTCCTGCTGGCGCTGCGCATTCCGGCCCGGGCCCGGGCGGACGTGGTGGCCAGCCTCGCGCGGGCGGGGGTCGCCGTGGAGCACGAGACGCGCTGGACGGTGTACGTCCGGGATCCCGAGGGAAACCGGGTGGCGCTCAGTCACCACCCCGAGGATCCGGTGGACTAG
- a CDS encoding response regulator has translation MVRLLIVEDHPELASLMVAAAESRGHEATAVHTGEAALALLRPAAFHAAVVDLLLPDMRGSTVLTALRDHAIPAVAVSGVFKGERFAREATELHGARAFFEKPFELGHLLGFIEELCGLSPLSEGPGDQEGDEVLVFEDASLMDMEDEPGFSAAEDDEPLFGAPADESPPVVQGLTLVEEAEDPLGVEPLELPPSLEVPEPEPSAPYSAAALDGPEPLWDEPAAEAPVVEAPAARPKTPTTLSTVELGALALEEEEAVPPAPESRPPETLEVPPATLATMAVSAEEFAALEALGDPAPEPPPVAAEPPPPAAEEPPVEAPPAVEVPLTMAVSVEEFAALDALDAPAPEPTPEPAPAPTPEPAPEPEPGIALPFGDREKVWSKKAETEDRRRAPPAWSLSGDLHDTSVPRLLNAYYEARHSGELKLRQGSLQKVIYFEAGRPVYAASNLTQERFLRFCVRRGVLSEAQAQQAATLAREQNLRSSEALEKLGWMDAPARQKLVEEQVKEIIWSTLAWTQGAYGFSLLKAPRAGRVKLSVFPGDLVLEGTLRTESLVALRQRMPHARRLFPTAAPPYGLHELTLKGQQALVLAYADGSKTVEDLLTLTDLHEREVLATLRGLELIGVLEERREEPLGNSRRISFGL, from the coding sequence ATGGTGCGACTGCTGATCGTCGAGGACCACCCCGAACTTGCCTCCCTCATGGTCGCCGCGGCCGAGAGCCGGGGTCATGAGGCCACGGCCGTGCATACCGGCGAGGCGGCGCTGGCCCTGCTGCGTCCCGCGGCGTTCCATGCCGCCGTGGTGGACCTGCTGCTGCCCGACATGCGCGGCAGCACCGTGCTCACCGCCCTGCGCGACCACGCCATTCCCGCCGTCGCCGTCAGCGGGGTGTTCAAGGGCGAGCGCTTCGCGCGCGAGGCCACCGAGCTGCACGGCGCCCGCGCCTTCTTCGAGAAGCCCTTCGAGCTGGGCCACCTGCTCGGGTTCATCGAGGAGCTGTGCGGCCTGAGCCCCCTCTCCGAGGGCCCGGGCGACCAGGAGGGCGACGAGGTGCTCGTCTTCGAAGACGCTTCGCTCATGGACATGGAGGACGAGCCGGGCTTCTCCGCCGCCGAGGACGACGAGCCCCTGTTCGGCGCGCCCGCCGACGAGTCCCCGCCCGTGGTGCAGGGCCTCACGCTCGTCGAGGAGGCCGAGGATCCGCTCGGCGTCGAGCCCCTGGAGCTGCCCCCGTCCCTGGAGGTCCCCGAGCCGGAGCCGTCCGCGCCCTACTCCGCCGCCGCCCTGGATGGACCCGAGCCCCTGTGGGACGAGCCCGCCGCCGAGGCGCCCGTTGTCGAGGCGCCCGCCGCGCGTCCGAAGACGCCCACGACCCTGTCGACCGTGGAACTGGGCGCGCTCGCGTTGGAGGAGGAGGAGGCCGTGCCCCCGGCCCCCGAGAGCCGTCCTCCGGAGACGCTCGAGGTGCCCCCCGCCACGCTGGCGACGATGGCCGTGTCCGCCGAGGAGTTCGCGGCCCTCGAGGCCCTGGGGGACCCCGCGCCGGAGCCGCCCCCCGTCGCCGCCGAGCCCCCCCCCCCCGCCGCCGAGGAGCCGCCCGTCGAGGCGCCTCCCGCCGTCGAGGTGCCCCTGACGATGGCCGTGTCCGTCGAGGAGTTCGCGGCCCTCGACGCCCTTGATGCGCCCGCGCCGGAGCCGACGCCAGAGCCCGCTCCGGCGCCGACGCCGGAGCCCGCTCCGGAGCCCGAGCCCGGCATCGCCCTGCCCTTTGGCGATCGGGAGAAGGTGTGGAGCAAGAAGGCCGAGACCGAGGACCGCCGCCGCGCCCCTCCCGCCTGGTCCTTGTCCGGAGATCTGCACGACACGAGCGTGCCCCGCCTGCTCAACGCCTACTACGAGGCACGCCACTCCGGAGAGCTCAAGCTGCGCCAGGGCTCGCTGCAGAAGGTCATCTACTTCGAGGCGGGTCGGCCCGTGTACGCCGCCTCCAACCTCACCCAGGAGCGCTTCCTGCGCTTCTGTGTCCGCCGGGGCGTGCTCTCCGAGGCCCAGGCCCAGCAGGCCGCCACGCTCGCGCGCGAGCAGAACCTGCGCTCCAGCGAGGCCCTGGAGAAGCTCGGGTGGATGGACGCCCCCGCGCGCCAGAAGCTCGTCGAGGAGCAGGTCAAGGAGATCATCTGGTCCACCCTCGCGTGGACGCAGGGCGCCTATGGCTTCAGCCTCCTGAAGGCGCCGCGCGCGGGCCGGGTGAAGTTGTCCGTGTTCCCCGGGGATCTGGTGCTCGAGGGGACGCTGCGCACCGAGTCCCTGGTGGCGCTGCGCCAGCGCATGCCGCACGCCCGTCGGCTCTTCCCCACCGCCGCCCCGCCCTACGGCCTGCACGAGCTCACGCTCAAGGGCCAGCAGGCCCTGGTGCTCGCCTACGCGGATGGCTCCAAGACGGTGGAGGATCTGCTCACGCTCACGGATCTCCATGAGCGCGAGGTGCTCGCCACCCTGCGCGGCCTGGAGCTCATCGGCGTGCTGGAGGAGCGGCGCGAGGAGCCGCTGGGCAACAGCCGCCGCATCAGCTTCGGGCTGTAG
- a CDS encoding serine/threonine protein kinase, with protein sequence MSQVRYHPLGPLLSGEGSRAFLGLALEDTRPPRPVVLVWAPPEVARDAELLEALQRETQRASVLEHPNILRVHGLIQLEAGLARITEFADGESLRRLLEVRPRIPPAYAALIAAEVAMGIHYAHLAGNDDGTPMVHGDLRPETVMVSFEGLCKVAGYGALSVAPRERNGRRVRNRRNYSAPEQLVGGREAFTPRTDVFLLGLLLHECLSGRMPFQDSPDADQAVLNRPLAPLPGDVPRALSEVIARATAKRALDRHATALEFRDAVVRAVEGVIPPSSAFADFLNQLFPPERDARATRHQMLEMGLSEVSRRTSITGLPAIASGTPLVPRTFDGKPRVAPEATDGVDVDVSFEVPFEDTDANAVDSVLEITGRHARPGVAKPLPREEAPAPRQAAPPEEDELPVVPPRRSRMPLIAGLGAVAATLAGAFLWFGQMPAPKPQAALPVLTTKPAPKASPPPAVTPPTAPPETALAAASADDAGTPSAQDPAPTAVAAAAPDDGGTPSVAPGATVAAVGTEPAAAHAVKLASGTLPAEPAPAPAAEVTTRLKLFVLPPVEVSLAGKVLGKTPLTVPLAPGPYTLELSNAAKGLRTQREVTVGPKAITTQRMLLGRGSVQVKAPAGAVILVNGRKAVGKTLSLWEGEHQLVVTSPKGRWEKTFQLAARQKMTFDVTSEQP encoded by the coding sequence ATGAGTCAGGTTCGCTACCACCCCCTGGGTCCTCTGCTGTCGGGAGAGGGTTCCCGTGCCTTCCTTGGTCTGGCGCTGGAGGACACGCGCCCGCCCCGTCCCGTGGTGCTCGTCTGGGCACCGCCCGAGGTCGCCCGCGACGCGGAGCTGTTGGAAGCGCTGCAGCGCGAGACGCAGCGCGCCTCCGTGCTGGAGCACCCCAACATCCTCCGGGTGCATGGGCTCATCCAGCTGGAGGCGGGTCTGGCGCGCATCACCGAGTTCGCCGACGGCGAGTCGCTGCGGCGGCTCTTGGAGGTGCGCCCCCGGATTCCGCCCGCCTACGCCGCGCTGATCGCCGCGGAGGTGGCCATGGGCATCCACTACGCGCACCTGGCGGGCAATGACGACGGCACGCCCATGGTGCACGGCGACCTGCGCCCGGAGACCGTCATGGTCTCCTTCGAGGGCCTGTGCAAGGTGGCCGGCTATGGCGCCCTGAGCGTGGCGCCGCGCGAGCGCAATGGCCGGCGCGTGCGCAACCGCCGCAACTACAGCGCGCCCGAGCAGCTCGTGGGCGGCCGCGAGGCCTTCACCCCGCGCACCGACGTGTTCCTCCTGGGCCTCTTGCTGCACGAGTGCCTCTCGGGCCGCATGCCCTTCCAGGACTCGCCGGACGCGGATCAGGCCGTGCTCAACCGGCCCCTGGCGCCCCTGCCCGGCGACGTGCCGCGCGCGCTGTCCGAGGTGATCGCGCGCGCCACCGCCAAGCGCGCCCTGGATCGCCACGCCACCGCGCTCGAGTTCCGCGACGCCGTGGTGCGGGCCGTCGAGGGCGTCATCCCGCCCTCCAGCGCCTTCGCCGACTTCCTCAACCAGCTCTTCCCGCCCGAGCGCGATGCCCGCGCCACGCGCCACCAGATGCTGGAGATGGGCCTGTCCGAGGTGTCCCGCCGCACCTCGATCACGGGCCTGCCCGCCATTGCCTCCGGCACGCCGCTCGTGCCCCGGACCTTCGACGGCAAGCCGCGCGTGGCGCCCGAGGCCACCGACGGCGTCGACGTGGACGTCTCCTTCGAGGTGCCCTTCGAGGACACCGACGCCAACGCCGTGGACTCCGTGCTGGAGATCACCGGCCGGCATGCGCGCCCGGGCGTGGCCAAACCGCTGCCCCGCGAGGAGGCGCCCGCCCCCCGCCAGGCCGCGCCGCCCGAGGAGGACGAGCTGCCGGTGGTGCCGCCGCGGCGCTCGCGCATGCCCCTGATCGCGGGCCTGGGGGCCGTGGCCGCGACGCTGGCCGGGGCCTTCCTGTGGTTTGGCCAGATGCCCGCGCCCAAGCCCCAGGCCGCCCTCCCCGTCCTCACCACGAAGCCCGCGCCCAAGGCCTCGCCCCCGCCCGCCGTGACGCCGCCCACCGCCCCGCCGGAGACGGCGCTCGCCGCCGCGTCCGCGGACGATGCCGGCACGCCCTCCGCCCAGGACCCGGCCCCCACGGCCGTGGCCGCCGCGGCGCCGGACGATGGCGGCACGCCCTCCGTGGCCCCGGGCGCCACGGTCGCGGCCGTGGGCACCGAGCCCGCCGCCGCCCATGCCGTGAAGCTCGCCTCGGGCACGCTGCCCGCCGAGCCCGCCCCGGCCCCCGCCGCCGAGGTGACCACGCGGCTCAAGCTCTTCGTGCTGCCGCCCGTGGAGGTGTCGCTCGCGGGCAAGGTGCTGGGCAAGACGCCCCTGACGGTGCCGCTCGCGCCCGGGCCGTACACGCTCGAGCTGAGCAACGCCGCCAAGGGCCTGCGCACCCAGCGCGAGGTCACCGTGGGCCCCAAGGCCATCACCACCCAGCGCATGCTGCTGGGCCGCGGCTCCGTGCAGGTGAAGGCCCCCGCTGGCGCCGTCATCCTCGTCAACGGCCGCAAGGCGGTGGGCAAGACCTTGTCCCTGTGGGAAGGCGAGCACCAGCTCGTCGTCACCTCGCCCAAGGGCCGCTGGGAGAAGACCTTCCAGCTGGCGGCCCGTCAGAAAATGACGTTCGATGTGACGAGCGAACAGCCGTAG
- a CDS encoding response regulator, whose product MSLVLVADDEPAVREVLSQVVEDLGHDVIQARDGEEAWHLARARRPNLIVTDHMMPRLSGLDLCRRLRGDEVLGGVPIILLSAVLPHGAPEAYAFLHKPFEITEFEGLIRKALAQAPRPKPLEGASAMEVLGDWVAQGFARPLSTARADVERLRASGPGDVATLDSLGAQVRTLETLTRDFQEAAHLAARVVTLEPVPVDLGARLRQVLDTMRAELPAVRWRAELPEKAVELRCDPARLQRMVSALLLEAGRQGGEVQVELESAAVTVTLRVRTQGPTLTDEERLRLFEPFRPEGAGGGGLGLYIASELARLHGGGLSAESTNERGTTFSVVLPRG is encoded by the coding sequence ATGAGTCTCGTCCTGGTAGCGGACGATGAGCCCGCGGTGCGCGAGGTGCTCAGTCAGGTCGTCGAGGACCTCGGGCACGATGTGATCCAGGCGCGCGATGGCGAGGAGGCATGGCACCTCGCCCGGGCGCGTCGGCCGAATTTGATTGTGACGGATCACATGATGCCGCGGCTGAGCGGCCTGGACCTGTGCCGCCGGTTGCGCGGCGACGAGGTCCTGGGCGGCGTGCCCATCATCCTGTTGAGCGCGGTGCTGCCCCACGGGGCGCCCGAGGCCTACGCCTTCCTCCACAAGCCCTTCGAGATCACCGAATTCGAGGGGCTCATCCGCAAGGCGCTCGCCCAGGCCCCCCGGCCCAAGCCGCTGGAGGGCGCCTCCGCCATGGAGGTCCTCGGCGACTGGGTGGCCCAGGGCTTCGCGCGGCCCCTGTCCACGGCGCGCGCGGACGTGGAGCGGCTGCGCGCCAGTGGCCCGGGAGACGTGGCGACCCTCGACAGCCTCGGCGCCCAGGTGCGCACCCTGGAGACGCTGACGCGCGACTTCCAGGAGGCGGCCCACCTCGCGGCCCGCGTGGTGACGCTCGAGCCGGTGCCGGTGGACCTGGGCGCGCGGCTGCGCCAGGTGCTGGACACGATGCGCGCGGAGCTGCCCGCGGTGCGCTGGCGCGCGGAGCTGCCCGAGAAGGCCGTGGAGCTGCGCTGCGATCCGGCGCGCCTGCAGCGCATGGTGAGCGCGCTGCTCCTCGAGGCGGGCCGGCAGGGCGGCGAGGTCCAGGTGGAGCTCGAGTCCGCGGCCGTCACGGTGACCCTGCGCGTGCGGACGCAGGGGCCCACGTTGACGGACGAGGAGCGCCTGCGCCTCTTCGAGCCCTTCCGGCCGGAAGGCGCCGGGGGCGGCGGGCTGGGCCTGTACATCGCCTCGGAGCTGGCGCGGCTGCATGGCGGCGGGCTCTCCGCGGAGTCCACGAACGAGCGGGGCACGACGTTCAGCGTCGTCCTGCCCCGGGGTTGA
- a CDS encoding trypsin-like peptidase domain-containing protein has protein sequence MSNQAIRWSVGLAAVLMLGGSVPAQADMARRRNEVVEVVQKVSPAVVFIGTEQEVASPFRGRRSPMEDFFGMPPQTQRRQEGLGSGVLVDPSGVIITNDHVIRGASAIHVTLADGRELEAEVVGSDADNDVAVLKVRAREPLPAAKLGTSADLMIGETVVAIGSPFGLSKTVTSGVVSATGRTFKADGRTYNDFIQTDAAINPGNSGGPLLNVDGEVIGINTAIFASAQGIGFAIPADKVRRIMDELTRFGKMRPAWVGLEVQALSPRLAHQLGWDRTYGVIATDVEPGSPAEQAGVRRGDVLAEMGGSRISDAEDYITRARGYPARASFPLVVFREGGQRTLQVTPTEFPPQLVEALGWNRLGLKVKPVRDALRIQAVRPGSAADQVGLEPGDLVMRLNNQPVTEPASFQEALLSARGSPSVLLLVKRGPYRYHVTLPF, from the coding sequence GTGAGCAACCAGGCAATCCGATGGAGCGTGGGGCTGGCGGCGGTGCTGATGCTGGGCGGGAGCGTCCCGGCCCAGGCCGACATGGCCCGGCGGCGCAACGAGGTGGTGGAGGTGGTGCAGAAGGTCTCCCCCGCCGTCGTGTTCATCGGGACCGAGCAGGAGGTGGCCTCGCCATTCCGGGGCCGGCGCTCGCCCATGGAGGACTTCTTCGGCATGCCGCCGCAGACCCAGCGGCGCCAGGAGGGCCTGGGCAGCGGCGTGCTCGTGGACCCGAGCGGCGTCATCATCACCAATGATCACGTCATCCGGGGCGCCTCGGCCATCCACGTGACGCTGGCGGACGGGCGCGAGCTGGAGGCCGAGGTGGTGGGCAGCGACGCCGACAACGACGTGGCGGTGCTCAAGGTGCGCGCGCGCGAGCCCCTGCCCGCGGCGAAGCTGGGCACGAGCGCGGATCTGATGATCGGCGAGACGGTGGTGGCGATCGGCAGCCCCTTCGGGCTGAGCAAGACGGTGACGTCCGGCGTGGTGAGCGCCACGGGCCGGACGTTCAAGGCGGACGGGCGCACCTACAACGACTTCATCCAGACGGACGCGGCCATCAACCCGGGCAACTCGGGCGGCCCCCTGCTCAACGTGGACGGAGAGGTCATCGGCATCAACACCGCCATCTTCGCCAGCGCCCAGGGCATCGGCTTCGCCATCCCCGCGGACAAGGTGCGCCGGATCATGGACGAGCTCACCCGCTTCGGGAAGATGCGCCCGGCCTGGGTGGGCCTGGAGGTGCAGGCGCTGTCCCCCCGGCTCGCGCACCAGCTCGGGTGGGATCGCACCTACGGGGTCATCGCCACGGACGTGGAGCCCGGCAGCCCCGCCGAGCAGGCCGGCGTGCGGCGCGGGGACGTGCTCGCGGAGATGGGCGGCTCGCGCATCTCGGACGCCGAGGACTACATCACCCGGGCCCGGGGCTACCCCGCCCGCGCCTCCTTCCCGCTCGTCGTCTTCCGCGAGGGCGGCCAGCGCACGCTCCAGGTGACGCCCACGGAGTTCCCGCCCCAGCTCGTGGAGGCGCTGGGGTGGAACCGCCTGGGCCTCAAGGTCAAGCCCGTGCGCGACGCCCTGCGCATCCAGGCGGTACGGCCCGGCTCGGCCGCGGACCAGGTGGGCCTGGAGCCGGGAGATCTCGTGATGCGGCTGAACAACCAGCCGGTGACCGAGCCGGCGTCCTTCCAGGAGGCCCTGCTGTCGGCCCGTGGGTCGCCGAGTGTCCTCTTGCTCGTCAAGCGAGGGCCCTACCGCTACCACGTCACCCTTCCTTTCTAG
- a CDS encoding MYXO-CTERM sorting domain-containing protein: MAAARAEADWKSVYSFPGAPSPLLEVQTDSAYTVGYSSASENGVYLFQGPTPRKVASASEEPVMSRHDTSTDCLFVVNREGWRSSTRLAGASCGPRGGAFPIASTQSTEPANAVAKQSPWGGFVMSAALDTETGVYLSAQGIETWSAAPALTPVILEDASSYPINGPPLGVAQRASGSEVFAFVGLPLTGAQGVWVSSGGIKEKSEAVADMGFVSAVDLFFADTAFPIAVVGARNVFLQGSRRSSGNLLKHAQTLDAGAQITSVSINATDSGGPAYGYGMALVRQASGTWDVMSPVPESDKTRVGSQWFTRTRLPAGFADFTPTQVSCVNARHCVLTGRLGTTQGHVYTFENTETPTLALAVDGVTTELTARESVVPIREDGTGAALTFQASDGDGDPVYIGLFHSGFPAGWTLAPGGTKPGMSRSLSLTRRPLCQDQLASAISLVASDGRSKLERQVIARLVHSVPPQVDVTLANNTPAPNDLGTLGPGDAPVRLLAAGNKSKADCTIVKDWHPVGSVAGGPTLTSNGAGATLTPPATSCAPGTRTFSYALTVRDEGGLEATQTFSVRQPGWSSLADTRPGLKFEQDLRGAGAPVVRATPSVDCAQERELQLEVTLQSLKDGSDVWTRRGAVSQSIALAESGLCGRFKLVARLVDNHGGFSSPETYAVELLGAGLALAEQAPARLVAECGQRASLTLPPGFPAEACQSPDVDWRFDKGPATALTKRDDGAVELLTEQTDLDSRVGRTVELEVTARLAGQVVTAPREVRITARPFVEVTRRSELPAASETGLVGMSVELSNTTDCDVSEVIHVERLRGLSYVQGSAKFDGQPLAKVTWKEASGELIVEALALPQQGTGRLTYVARPHLVGERLSSGETSLRGEIISLADAPVQPPAEGCGCSSPASGPMLFALAALAGATRRRRPATARS; encoded by the coding sequence GTGGCGGCCGCGCGTGCCGAGGCCGACTGGAAGAGCGTCTACTCCTTTCCCGGCGCGCCCAGCCCGCTCCTGGAGGTCCAGACGGACAGCGCCTACACGGTGGGCTACTCCTCGGCCTCGGAGAATGGCGTCTATCTGTTCCAGGGCCCCACGCCGCGCAAGGTCGCGAGCGCCTCGGAGGAGCCCGTGATGAGTCGTCACGACACGTCCACGGACTGTCTTTTCGTCGTGAATCGTGAAGGGTGGCGTTCCAGCACGAGACTCGCTGGCGCGAGCTGCGGTCCGCGCGGCGGTGCCTTCCCCATCGCCAGTACCCAGTCGACAGAGCCCGCCAACGCGGTGGCGAAGCAGTCGCCCTGGGGTGGGTTCGTCATGTCGGCCGCCCTGGATACGGAGACCGGCGTCTACCTGTCGGCGCAGGGGATCGAGACCTGGAGCGCCGCCCCCGCGCTCACGCCCGTGATCCTCGAGGATGCGAGCAGCTACCCCATCAACGGTCCGCCCCTGGGCGTGGCGCAGCGGGCGAGCGGCTCGGAGGTGTTCGCCTTCGTCGGTCTGCCGCTCACGGGCGCCCAGGGCGTCTGGGTGAGCAGTGGCGGCATCAAGGAGAAGAGCGAGGCCGTCGCGGACATGGGCTTCGTGAGCGCGGTGGACCTGTTCTTCGCCGACACCGCCTTTCCCATCGCGGTGGTGGGCGCCAGGAACGTGTTCCTCCAAGGCTCGCGCCGCAGCAGTGGCAATCTCCTCAAGCACGCCCAGACACTCGACGCGGGCGCGCAGATCACCAGCGTGTCCATCAACGCGACGGACAGCGGTGGACCCGCGTACGGGTACGGCATGGCCCTGGTGCGACAAGCCTCGGGCACGTGGGATGTGATGAGCCCGGTGCCCGAGAGCGACAAGACCCGGGTGGGGTCGCAGTGGTTCACCCGTACGCGGCTGCCGGCCGGGTTCGCCGATTTCACGCCCACGCAGGTGTCGTGCGTGAACGCGCGGCACTGTGTGTTGACGGGCCGCCTGGGCACGACGCAAGGCCACGTGTACACCTTCGAGAACACCGAGACGCCCACGCTCGCGCTGGCCGTGGACGGCGTCACCACCGAGCTGACGGCGCGGGAGTCCGTGGTGCCCATCCGGGAGGATGGGACGGGCGCGGCCCTGACGTTCCAGGCGAGCGATGGCGATGGGGATCCGGTGTACATCGGGCTCTTCCACAGCGGGTTTCCCGCGGGCTGGACCCTCGCGCCCGGAGGGACGAAGCCAGGCATGTCCCGGTCCCTGTCGCTCACGCGCCGTCCGCTGTGCCAGGACCAGCTGGCGAGCGCGATCTCGCTCGTGGCCTCGGACGGGCGCTCCAAGCTGGAGCGTCAAGTGATCGCGCGCCTCGTGCACTCCGTGCCGCCCCAGGTGGACGTGACGCTCGCCAATAACACCCCGGCCCCCAACGACCTGGGGACCCTGGGCCCCGGGGACGCGCCCGTGCGACTGCTGGCGGCGGGAAACAAGTCCAAGGCGGACTGCACGATCGTCAAGGACTGGCACCCGGTGGGGAGCGTCGCGGGCGGCCCCACGCTGACGTCCAACGGCGCGGGCGCCACGCTCACGCCGCCCGCCACCTCGTGTGCCCCCGGGACGCGGACCTTCTCCTACGCGCTCACGGTGCGGGACGAGGGCGGCCTGGAGGCCACCCAGACCTTCTCCGTGCGCCAGCCGGGCTGGTCCTCCCTCGCGGACACGCGGCCCGGGCTCAAGTTCGAGCAGGACCTGCGGGGCGCGGGGGCGCCCGTGGTGCGCGCCACCCCGTCCGTCGATTGCGCCCAGGAGCGGGAACTGCAACTGGAGGTGACGCTCCAGTCGTTGAAGGACGGCTCCGACGTGTGGACCCGGCGTGGGGCGGTGTCCCAGTCCATCGCCCTGGCCGAGTCCGGCCTCTGCGGTCGCTTCAAGCTGGTGGCGCGGCTGGTGGACAACCACGGGGGATTCTCCTCGCCGGAGACGTACGCGGTGGAACTGCTCGGCGCCGGGCTGGCGCTCGCGGAGCAGGCCCCCGCGCGCCTGGTGGCGGAGTGTGGTCAGCGCGCCAGCCTCACGCTACCGCCCGGCTTCCCGGCCGAGGCCTGTCAGTCTCCCGACGTCGACTGGCGCTTCGACAAGGGTCCCGCCACCGCGCTCACGAAGCGGGACGACGGCGCGGTGGAGTTGCTCACCGAGCAGACGGACCTGGACTCCCGGGTGGGCCGCACGGTGGAGCTCGAGGTCACGGCGCGCCTGGCGGGTCAGGTGGTGACGGCGCCGCGCGAGGTGCGCATCACCGCCCGGCCCTTCGTGGAGGTCACCCGGCGCTCCGAGCTGCCCGCGGCGTCGGAGACGGGGCTCGTGGGCATGTCGGTGGAGCTGTCGAACACCACGGACTGCGACGTGTCCGAGGTCATCCACGTGGAGCGCCTGCGGGGGCTGAGCTACGTGCAGGGCAGCGCGAAGTTCGACGGACAGCCGCTCGCGAAGGTGACGTGGAAAGAGGCGAGCGGGGAGCTCATCGTGGAGGCGCTGGCGCTGCCCCAGCAGGGCACGGGGCGGCTCACCTACGTGGCGCGGCCCCACCTGGTCGGCGAGCGCCTGTCCAGCGGGGAGACGTCGCTGCGCGGGGAGATCATCTCGCTGGCGGATGCTCCCGTGCAACCGCCGGCGGAGGGCTGTGGCTGCTCCAGTCCGGCGTCGGGCCCGATGCTGTTCGCGTTGGCGGCGCTGGCGGGGGCCACGCGCCGCCGCCGTCCGGCTACAGCCCGAAGCTGA